In the Pedobacter cryoconitis genome, CTCAAATATACAGAATAAATGAGCCGATTAATTATTTCATCAGCTCGTTAGCTTGTCCATTTCAAGTCTTGCTTAATTTTGGTAAGATTCAGCATTAACCACTTTAATTTCGGATTGGGGTCATCTTTACAAATACAGATGCCTCAAAACACATAATTGCACTTACCTTTGCCCCATGGCAGGAATTTATATCCATATCCCCTTTTGTAAACAAGCTTGTAATTATTGCGATTTTCATTTCAGCACCTCTCTGCAACATGTAGATGAAATGACGGATGCGATTTGCAAAGAAATCCTTTTAAAAAAGAGCAGAATAGCTGATGAGCACATAGGGAGTATTTATTTTGGTGGTGGTACACCTTCTCTTTTACCGGAGAAATCATTGGCCAGAATCTTTGACACTTTAACTTCTAATTTTTCTATCGCAGCCGATGCTGAGATTACGATTGAAACTAATCCTGATGATTTAGACGCAAAAAAGATCGCACAGTTGCGTCAGCTTCCTGTGAACCGCTTCAGCATTGGCGTACAATCTTTCTTTAATGATGACCTGGTCTGGATGAACAGGGCACATACTGCTAACGAAGCAGAAACTTGTATTAAACGGAGTCAGGATGCCGGGTTTGAGAATCTGAGCATCGATCTTATTTATGGATTTCCCTTGCTGACAGATGAAAAATGGCTGAGTAATATCAACAAAGCAATCAGTTTGCAAACACCGCATATTTCGGCCTACTCCTTAACTGTTGAACCTAAAACTGCTTTAGCCGCAGCGATAAAAAAGGGAAAGCAAATTCCTGTAAATGATGAGCAAAGTGCAGCGCAGTTTATCACACTGACGGAGAAGCTGGCTATTGCTGGTTTTGATCATTATGAAATATCAAATTATAGTTTACCTGGTCGTCACGCGGTGCACAATACCAATTATTGGAGAGGTATTCCCTACTTGGGAATCGGCCCTTCGGCACATGGATTCAACGGAAATGTAAGGTATCTGAACATCGCAAACAATGCTAAATATATGCAGCAGTTAGCGCTGGGTAAACTGGCAGAAACGATAGAAGAACTGGATAGCTATGACCGCTTTAATGAGTATATCATGACTTCGCTCCGCACCATGTGGGGTACAGATTTACAAAAGATAGGCAACGAATTTGGTAAAATATTTTTAGAAGACACGCTAAAAAACATCATTCCGTTTTTACAGCGTGATTGGTTGAAAAACGAGAATAACAGGTTAATATTAACACCGGACGGCAAATTATTTGCTGACTATATCGCTTCAGAATTATTCCTTTTAGACGAACATCCGGAAGATTAATCCTGAATAATTAATAAAAAACAATGAAGAATAAAGTAATCTGGATCACGGGAGCTTCTTCGGGTATCGGTGAAGCACTCGTTTATGCTTATAATAATTCAGGGGCAAACCTTATTATTTCTGCCCGCAACAGAGATGAACTTTTCAGGGTAAAAGGAAACTGTAAAAATCAGATTAATGTCCATGTCCTTTCTTTTGACCTGGAAGACACTGCCTTATTAGCAGACAAAGTCAGAGATGCACAGAAAATATTTGGCCATATTGATATGCTGATCAACAGCGGAGGATTGAGTCAACGGTCATTAGCCCTGGAAACTGCTTTAAACGTAGAACAAAAGCTGATGAATGTTAACTTTTGGGGTACAGTCGCTTTGAGTAAAGCAGTATTGCCTCAGATGATTGCTAAAGGTGGGGGTAAAATTGTCTGCATCAGCAGTCTGACAGGTAAATTCGGTACTGCTTACCGCTCCGCTTATGCAGCTTCCAAACATGCTTTACATGGGTATTTTGATTCATTACGTTCAGAAGTATTTGATAAAAACATCCAGATCACCATGGTTTGTCCAGGTTATATTAAAACAAATATTTCGCTGCATGCAATGACTGCCGATGGCCAGCTGCATAACCAAATGGACGAGAATCAGGAGCACGGTCTTGCCGCGGCTGAGTGCGCAAATTTAATTGTCAAAGCTATTCAGCAAAATAAGGAAGAAGTCTATATGGGTGGCAAAGAAGTGAAGGGGATTTTGTTCAAACGCTTTTTTCCACTGAGGTTCTCCAAACACATGCGAACAAAAAATTTAGCTATTCAGAAAACCAAGCACTAGTATTCGCCGTATCTCCTGCTATAAAACAAAATCATGAAAAGATTCATCTTACCTGTATTTGTCATAGTAGCTATGGCATTTTCAACTTCAGTTTACGCCCAAAAAAATCCAATGGTTGGTGGTGCAGCTATGTACGCCAATAAAGATATTGTTGACAATGCGGTGAACTCAAAAGACCACACTACATTGGTTGCTGCTGTTAAAGCTGCTGGCCTTGTAGAAACTTTAAAAAGTGCCGGCCCTTTCACTGTATTTGCTCCAACGAATGAAGCTTTTGACAAATTGCCTGCTGGTACGGTGGAAACAGTTTTGAAACCAGAAAACAAAGCAATGTTAACTAAAATCCTTACTTACCATGTTGTTGCTGGAAAAATGGATTCAAAAGCAATCGCTAAAGCAATTAAAATGGGTAATGGTAAAGCAGAATTAACTACTGTTGCTGGTGGAAAATTATGGGCTTCTATGGACGGAGACAAATTAATTCTAACTGACGAAAAAGGCGGAACAGCTACCGTAACTATTGCCAATGTAATGCAAAAAAATGGTGTAATTCACGTTATTGACAGTGTTTTAATGCCTAACTAATTCTTTTAGTTTATTTTTTATAACAGTGAAAACACAGCAACTTATGCTGTGTTTTTTTATTGTCAGAATTTTTTATTTTCCATTGACCTGTTGGTAAGAAAAGTCAAATTCTATAGTTTTACATGAATTAACATTATTTTAACATGAAGTTTGATTTAACTCAGATTGATTGCGTTGATGATATCTCCAAAGAGGACTTTGAAAAAAACTATCTCAATGCGCGCAGACCATTAGTCATCAAAAACATGGCTAAAAACTGGCCGGCATATGAGAAATGGTCTATGGATTACATGAAAACTGTAGTTGGAGATAGACTAGTGCCGCTCTACGATAGTTCTAAAGCTGATCCGTCCAAGCCAATTAATGCTGCTGCTACAGAGATGAAGTTTGCAGATTATATTGACCTGATTAAAACTACGCCTACTGACCTTCGGATTTTCTTATTTGATCCGATCAAACAAGCGCCTAAGTTATTGAATGATTATATCGCTCCTAAAGATTTGATGGGTGGTTTTCTGGATAGTTATCCTAATATGTTCTTCGGTGGAAAAGGCTCTGTTACCTTCCTTCATTATGATATAGACATGGCGCATATTTTCCATACGCATTTTAACGGCCGCAAGCATGTCATTTTATTTGAGAACAAATGGAAGGAGCGCCTTTATCAAATTCCATATGCAACATATGCTTTAGAAGATTATGATATTGAAAACCCCGATTTTGATAAGTTCCCTGCTTTAAAAGGAGTAAAGGGTATAGAAGCTTATCTTGAACATGGAGATACGCTGTTTATGCCTACAGGCTACTGGCATTGGATGAAATATCTGGACGGTTCTTTTTCTATCAGTTTGCGGGCCTGGGATAAGTCATGGGCAGTAAAAGCGAAGAGCTTATACAACCTGACTATCCAACGTAAATTCGATGATTTCATGAAGGCCAATTTCAGAGAGAAATATATGGCATGGAAAGAGCGGCTGGCTATAAAAAGGGCGAATAAAGCATTGGCAGAACATGCTCCATTCTAATTAAGAATCAGTTTAATTTCATATAGTATATTTTTTCTGCGTCATACCTTGCGTTTTTATATAAATAAATAGATTTTAATTTACACTTTTGTTGTCAAACAAGATCTTTTTTGATTATGAGCTTTATATTAAAGCCGGTAGATACCGTTGAGAATATCAGTCCCGCAGATTTTAAAAAAAACTATTTAGACCCTAGAAAACCTCTAATCATAAAAGGTTTAACAAAGACCTGGCCTGCAAGAGAAAAGTGGACAACTGAGTACCTGAAAGAAATTGCTGGTAACCTGGAGGTTCCATTATATGACAATGCAAAAGTAGACCCATCCAAGCCTATCAATTCGGCGGCAGCGCATATGCGTTTCGGTGATTATCTTGACTTGATTAAGTCAGAGCCTACAGAACTCCGTATATTTTTCTTCAATTTATTCAAGCATGTACCAAGTCTGATCAAGGACATCGTATTGCCTAAAGATTTAATGGGTGGTTTCATTGAGAGTATGCCTGCCATGTTTTTTGGTGGTTCAAATTCTGTGACCTTCCTGCATTATGATATCGATCTTCCACATCTTTTCCATACACACTTTGGTGGCAGAAAGCATATTATATTATTTGATAACAAGTGGAAAGACCGTCTTTATTGTATTCCAAATGCTACTTATGCGCTGGAAGACTATGATGTGGCCAATCCTGATTTCGATAAGTTCCCTGCACTAAGGGGGGTTGAGGGATATGAGGTTTTCCTTGAGCATGGCGATACGCTGTTTATGCCTACAGGAATGTGGCATTGGATGAAATATCTGGATGGTTCTTTCTCTTTGAGTTTAAGAGCATGGGATGCCTCTCCGATCAGAAAAGCGCAAAGTTTATTCAATCTTGCAATTAAAGGCGGTTTAGACAGTGTGTTGAAAATGGCCTTGAAAGCCCCTTACGCAGAATTCAGAGAAAAGCTAGCTATTAAAAGAGCAGAAAAGGCTTTAGCTAGAGGCTTGCCAAAAAAATAAAGGCACAATTTTGTGTCATAATTCCTTTTTAAATTAAAGGTTGTCTATAGCCTTTTCGTCATAAAACCAGTATTCTTAAATCTGAATGCTGGTTTTTTTGCTTTTAAGACTCCGGAGGGTATTTTTACAAGCAGGTAACATTAGTTGTCTGGCAAACTTTTACCTTCGATATTCCGTTATATACTCACATATGAAAGGTTTCCATTTTTCTAATTTTCAAGCAGATGACAAGCCTAAGGGCGGGTTTGATGAAATGCTGAAGTTATTTACACAGCTATTGAATTACACTGCAGGTGATGCAGGTGAAACATTGGCCTGGATGAATGAACTGGACAAGCAATATAAGTTTACCACGGGCGATTACGGCATGGGTGATTTTATTGATGAGCTGAAAGATAAAGGCTATATCAAAGAAGATCCTAAGGATGGAAGTGTGGATATTACTTCCAAAACTGAACAGGTAATCCGGAAGTCTGCACTGGAGGAAATTTTCGGTAAATTGAAGAAGGCCGGAAAGGGTAATCACAATAGTAATATCTCTGGTATCGGGGAAGAGAAGAATGCCGATCGCCGTGAATATACATTTGGTGATAGCCTGGATCAGATTGACATGACTGCATCGATACAAAATGCACAGATCAATCATGGTATCGGCAATTTCACTTTAACTGAGGGTGACCTGGAAGTAGAGGAAAAAGATTACAAGACGCTTACCTCGACAGTGCTGATGATTGATATCTCCCATTCTATGATTTTATATGGAGAAGATAGGATTACCCCGGCTAAAAAGGTAGCGATGGCCTTGGCGGAGCTGATCAAAACCCGTTATCCTAAAGATACACTCGACATTGTAGTATTTGGAAATGATGCCTGGCCGATTACGGTGAAGGATCTTCCCTACCTGCAGGTTGGGCCTTATCACACCAATACCCTTGCTGGTTTGGAACTGGCTGCAGATTTATTGCGCCGGCGTAAAACACATAACAAACAGATTTTCATGATTACTGATGGTAAACCAACCTGCTTGAAAGAGAATGGGCGTTACTATAAAAACAGTATGGGACTGGATAGAAAGGTAATTAATAAAACCTTGAACATGGCAGCACAGTGCAAACGCCTGAATATCCCGATTACGACCTTTATGATTGCCCAGGACCCCTATTTACAACAATTTGTAAGGGAGTTTACAGAAATAAACGGTGGAAGGGCATTTTACAGCTCTTTAACTGGTTTAGGCGAGTACATTTTTGAAGATTATATTAAAAACCGAAGAAAAATAGTCCGTTAATACGGACGAATACAACCTATGGAGCAAAACTCAATTAAAACTCTTGGCGAATTAAAAGCCTCAAATTACATCTCCTTAACAGTAAAAGACGAATTGCGTAAGAACCTTATTCAGCAGCTTCAAAATAAAGATGCTGGTTTTGAGGGTATTGTGGGTTATGATGAAACTGTTATTCCAGAACTTCAGACTGCAATTTTATCCAGACACAACATTTTACTCCTGGGCTTAAGGGGCCAGGCTAAAACACGTATTGCGCGTTTAATGGTTAACCTCCTTGATGAATATATCCCTTACATTACAGGAAGTGAAATCTTTGATGATCCTTTAAATCCAATTTCATGGTTTGGGAAACAGGAAGTTGCTGCACATGGTGATGCTACACCGATCAGCTGGCAGCACCGTTCTGAGCGTTATACAGAGAAATTAGCGACGCCGGATGTGACTGTGGCCGATTTAATTGGCGATATGGACCCGATTAAGGCCGCTACACTAAAGTTAACTTATAACGATGAGCGTGTGATCCACTTTGGGCTAATTCCAAGAGCACACCGAAGCATTTTTGTTATCAATGAGCTTCCCGATTTACAGGCAAGGATACAGGTAGCATTATTTAATATGCTTCAGGAAAAAGATATTCAAATCAGAGGTTT is a window encoding:
- a CDS encoding cupin-like domain-containing protein, producing MSFILKPVDTVENISPADFKKNYLDPRKPLIIKGLTKTWPAREKWTTEYLKEIAGNLEVPLYDNAKVDPSKPINSAAAHMRFGDYLDLIKSEPTELRIFFFNLFKHVPSLIKDIVLPKDLMGGFIESMPAMFFGGSNSVTFLHYDIDLPHLFHTHFGGRKHIILFDNKWKDRLYCIPNATYALEDYDVANPDFDKFPALRGVEGYEVFLEHGDTLFMPTGMWHWMKYLDGSFSLSLRAWDASPIRKAQSLFNLAIKGGLDSVLKMALKAPYAEFREKLAIKRAEKALARGLPKK
- a CDS encoding fasciclin domain-containing protein; this encodes MKRFILPVFVIVAMAFSTSVYAQKNPMVGGAAMYANKDIVDNAVNSKDHTTLVAAVKAAGLVETLKSAGPFTVFAPTNEAFDKLPAGTVETVLKPENKAMLTKILTYHVVAGKMDSKAIAKAIKMGNGKAELTTVAGGKLWASMDGDKLILTDEKGGTATVTIANVMQKNGVIHVIDSVLMPN
- a CDS encoding vWA domain-containing protein, with the translated sequence MKGFHFSNFQADDKPKGGFDEMLKLFTQLLNYTAGDAGETLAWMNELDKQYKFTTGDYGMGDFIDELKDKGYIKEDPKDGSVDITSKTEQVIRKSALEEIFGKLKKAGKGNHNSNISGIGEEKNADRREYTFGDSLDQIDMTASIQNAQINHGIGNFTLTEGDLEVEEKDYKTLTSTVLMIDISHSMILYGEDRITPAKKVAMALAELIKTRYPKDTLDIVVFGNDAWPITVKDLPYLQVGPYHTNTLAGLELAADLLRRRKTHNKQIFMITDGKPTCLKENGRYYKNSMGLDRKVINKTLNMAAQCKRLNIPITTFMIAQDPYLQQFVREFTEINGGRAFYSSLTGLGEYIFEDYIKNRRKIVR
- the hemW gene encoding radical SAM family heme chaperone HemW; this translates as MAGIYIHIPFCKQACNYCDFHFSTSLQHVDEMTDAICKEILLKKSRIADEHIGSIYFGGGTPSLLPEKSLARIFDTLTSNFSIAADAEITIETNPDDLDAKKIAQLRQLPVNRFSIGVQSFFNDDLVWMNRAHTANEAETCIKRSQDAGFENLSIDLIYGFPLLTDEKWLSNINKAISLQTPHISAYSLTVEPKTALAAAIKKGKQIPVNDEQSAAQFITLTEKLAIAGFDHYEISNYSLPGRHAVHNTNYWRGIPYLGIGPSAHGFNGNVRYLNIANNAKYMQQLALGKLAETIEELDSYDRFNEYIMTSLRTMWGTDLQKIGNEFGKIFLEDTLKNIIPFLQRDWLKNENNRLILTPDGKLFADYIASELFLLDEHPED
- a CDS encoding cupin-like domain-containing protein — encoded protein: MKFDLTQIDCVDDISKEDFEKNYLNARRPLVIKNMAKNWPAYEKWSMDYMKTVVGDRLVPLYDSSKADPSKPINAAATEMKFADYIDLIKTTPTDLRIFLFDPIKQAPKLLNDYIAPKDLMGGFLDSYPNMFFGGKGSVTFLHYDIDMAHIFHTHFNGRKHVILFENKWKERLYQIPYATYALEDYDIENPDFDKFPALKGVKGIEAYLEHGDTLFMPTGYWHWMKYLDGSFSISLRAWDKSWAVKAKSLYNLTIQRKFDDFMKANFREKYMAWKERLAIKRANKALAEHAPF
- a CDS encoding SDR family oxidoreductase, coding for MKNKVIWITGASSGIGEALVYAYNNSGANLIISARNRDELFRVKGNCKNQINVHVLSFDLEDTALLADKVRDAQKIFGHIDMLINSGGLSQRSLALETALNVEQKLMNVNFWGTVALSKAVLPQMIAKGGGKIVCISSLTGKFGTAYRSAYAASKHALHGYFDSLRSEVFDKNIQITMVCPGYIKTNISLHAMTADGQLHNQMDENQEHGLAAAECANLIVKAIQQNKEEVYMGGKEVKGILFKRFFPLRFSKHMRTKNLAIQKTKH